The Clupea harengus chromosome 13, Ch_v2.0.2, whole genome shotgun sequence DNA window ctaactacctaaaaggcatgcaaaaaaccttgcaaacaccaccaacagcccagctgacactgatagaagattgccaacacactaactggtgtcttttggcagtatagctggcaatgtcatgcgtgtgaaagcttttcttccatttttgcagggtgttccagcctgttacacagaactacatagggcatatcttggatggctagtggggaagacacaggtgtttatctgtcagatgaccatatgctatcaaaataaatttgaggatggtcccaaaactagttgcctataaaaccatacctcaaaaagtgtcaaatcgttgcatagtgttactttaaaaactGCAGAATGCAGTTTCATATTCCTTCATTCAGCTAATATGTTACACACCAACCAGCAGGGGGCGACAGAGTCTTTAGTATCTGACAAAGGACAGCAGGTGCTGCAATGATATCTCTATCCTGTTGTATTCGACAGAAATCAGCAATCTAAATCTAATGTTAGCGAACCCAGTCAAGAGTGCTCTTAAAGGTACAGGATTCCTCCTCAAACCATTAGTTATACTTTAGATTGTTCCGGAAAATGACAaacacgtgtgcgtgtgcgtgtgtgtgtgcgcgcgcgcgcatgccCCTACAATATGATGTGTTCCATATCTTGTCACATGCTGAATTTgaagggagaaaaggaaaaacaggAAAGAGCCTTGCTGCTAAAAGTATATTTCTCCTCACAGAACAAAACTTAGATGGCATCATGATTACAACACTGACTTTCATTTAACATGAGCCAAATATAAATGTTGATGAGCTAAGAGCATTTCTAGTAGAATGCTTGTACTTGTATTGGGACTGTATGAGAGTTTGCTCTTCTTGGCTTGGCTCTGGCCTCTGTTTCGTCCAGATATCCGAGGACCTTTAGGTTTCTTTGGACCTGCTACTCTTCCCGCCGGCTTGGCCCCTTATGTGAGTTCACACCGCGCTTTGCATGCTGGTGCCCACCAGAGACGAGGTCCTCCCGTGCCTCTGCAATTTGGGTTTTCCTTTTATTGTGGTTGCATTGTTTTATGACTACAATCTATATTGTATAAAGTGTGTCTGTATAGTCTATCTGTATATTATACACTATAAAATACATGCAATTCACTGTTTATTACTTATGTGATTACTTGAAAGTTAGTGATGAAGTACACGTAAAAGGAATATTTACAGAAAAGAAGCATTAAGAAATTTGATGACAGCATTTTGGCATCTAATGTCTTTTCTTGTAATATTTCAAAGCAATAAAGACTGAAATGCAGAATTCCTCACAAGTATGTAGGTTTACGCTGTGGAATGAAGACCAAATACTGTTCTGATACATTTctgatttgttattttttttagtgGAGAGTGCCTGCATGtttgactcactctctctctctctctctttctctctctctctctatctctctttctctctctctctctctctttctctctctctctctctatctctctttctctctctatctctctctctctctctttctctcacctgcTGGGGTATTGGACCATTTAATCAGCATGACATATTCATCCTCAGGTTGCCCCATCAGCTCACCAACCAGGAGTAAGAGCTGAGAGAATGACACTGTTAAATGTATATCATTATGAATGAATTCACTATAAGAACAATTATTCATGACACTGCTTTACTTTATACTGTTGTACTTGATCATGCAAAAGGTTATTGATATTTTATATGAATTGTAATGATTGATATTTGaaatcaacagccaatcaaatacactgctcccttccgtgctccttgTTGTTGCTGGCTGAAATAATGTATGGCTCAGCCCAAACCACTTAGTAAAGGACAGGAgaatttgtattgtatttaacaaaaagtgtaatggattaaaatcaaggactgtacctttaataggGCTTCGAACAGATGCAGTAATCAATAGCTGAATTGTGTTAATCTTGTCAGTTCTAAAAGACAAAATGTCAATATTTGTCATATAAAACTAGTTAAAGAGGTTCTGTTTGACCTTTTTGTCATAGACCTTGTATACTCGATTAAGTGTCATGGCCGTTCTGAAATCACTTACCACAATGACCTGAAATAGTTTTTGTGCCATGCTTTAGGTCTTCTTGGACCTCTAAAAAGAGAGACAACATAATTGTCCATTCAGGTCCATTTTCCATCACTCAAAAACTCATGGATGTACCACTAGATATAGACACAGAGAATATATGCATAAGACTCAAAACGTTTAATACACTCACTAGATATAGACACAGAGAATATATGCATAAGACTCAACACGTTTAATACACTCACCTCCAGAATGAAAAACAGGGGCAACTTTTGTAGCTTAGTGATTTCTGGGGTGTACCCACTCAAGTGCATATTTAAGCCGTTTTACAGGAGTGATTTCTGGGGTGTAGAGCATATTTAAGCCGTTTTACAGGAGTGATTTCTGGGGTGTACCCACTCAAGTGATTTCTGGGGTGTACCCACTCAAGTGCATATTTAAGCCGTTTTACAGGAGTGGGCGTGGGAGATTCCATGAAAACTGGACTCAACTGGTGTTAGGTAAAAAAtgcactcaagttacctcaggactccggagttgcatataagtatatttatttattaaacaacaacaacaagctcgttgggctcacccacgtcctggcaggtcagagaaagagacacgcagacaagagagaagcaatattaaacacatcgcacaaggtttatatagatagaagttagcgttctctgacgccaaaagtATTTGTCAGCAGGGAGCAGGGAATTATCTCTGTCAACTGGATTATAGAATTTTGGACGGTCTAAACTCATGGTTATTGGGCAGGTAAGGTCACATTGGTGGGCATTTGGCCATATTTAGACACAGTGGGACGCTTTTTGAGGACAGTGACCACGGTCCATGTGACGTTTGCACTTccttagtgtgagtgtgtgaaagaagaCAGGCAGAGAACGTCTTTCCCCCAAAGACGTTATAAAGGGGTTATCGTGAGGACATCTCTACATGGCCCTACACTCTCACAAGAAATCTGGCAGGTTTCACAAGGTAATCTGCAACCCCTCTACCTCTACTCTCCTGCCGAGTCATCTTCCCAGCAGTCATAGTCTCTGATACTGTCCAACACTTCCTCTtttcacacccccacccctcctcaacATCCTTCAGCCAGTGTTGTAATGTGAATtgcagtttttctttttaatacaTACAACAGCACAAGATGAATATTTGTTTTTCATCCGCAATTTGATTTCAATGTCCATTAAACTGAGGGAAAATATTTTTAAGATTCCATGAAGAGTACAAAAGATCAATGCCAATAGATTAATAGAGACCCTCCTTTAACTACACCCCAAAACTAATATTCTACCTATCCCCATTATTAGTGTCAAGATGTCAACCAAAGAATGGAAACATTTCTTGAGCACTGGCAAAAGTGGTGCAACTATGTCACAGATAAATGGCCTGACTGTATTTCTTTACTCTATTGAAAATTATTTATCCGTGctttatttatagttttgtTACTAtggtattgtttttgtttgtatgtttgtttgtttgtttttcttttacttcaCTTTCTCCTCATTTCTATACTTGAATAGTAAGAAAATAAGTGTACTGTTTGCCATATACATAGAATCTGAAAAAtttaaatatgtgtatgtgagattctgaaaaaaatgtaaaaaaagatgCCTATACAAGACATATTAGGGGAACAGACTAAGTTCACGCTGTCATCAATGATCCATCTTATTCTGGTGCCAGGAGTCAGTATTGACTTGACCTGCTTGCATAACTCTGAGTGGCCTTATGCCAAACTACTGTTTTCTACAAACACAAGAACATTTTGGTGGCCATGAactaaaaaaaatctgaaaatgtTGTGGAAAAAGTTCATGAggttaaaaaaataagaaacttTTTAGAACTTATatcaaagtgtgtgtacatataggACCTTACACAGAAAGGTTTTTAGTCCCACGTGTCAAGAATCCTTTAATTAATTCCCTTAATTATCAAGAACTCCTCCAGAGGAGAAGTTGCCTTGTATCTCACACGCCTTGCTGATATGATTCATTAAATTATTTAATTCATCAGTAAATCAATGACATAGAGATATTTGGAGTATTTGATTACATGCACAGACCTAAAGATAAAAACTGAACTTACAGACTCCACCTATAACACTTTGAACAGTGGTTAAATTGTTCCGGTGTGACTACAATTGAATTCCAAAAGACATTTTTCATAACGTTTGGGTagttgttatttgtttttcgACTTTTGACACACTGGTTGGCGTTTCAAGTGACAAAATGATTTTAGCACAATGTCAAAAAACACAGTCCAAGTGAGGTCCATCAGGGTTCAGCAGGCCCTGTCAgaagtgtgagaaggagagcagATAAGGAAAGTCCATTTCCAAAACCCCTTTACAACAGGGCTATCATGAGGATATGTCTACATGTCATGAGAAATCTGGCAGGTTTCACAGatcatctgcaccccctgtCCACCCTCCTGCTGAGTCATATTCCCAGGAGCTTCTCTGATTTTGTCTAATACGTCTCCTTTTCTCACGCTCCCTCTTGAACATCCTTCAgccagtgtctctgtgtattgATCAATTGCATTTCTGATTTTTAATGATCTATTCACCTGAACCAGAAGGACTTTTACTTTGTTATATGATGCCACTTCAATCTCCATTAAATAGTCAAAAGATCAATGCCAGGCATACATAACTGGTGCATATGTCCAGTGCATCACAGCTGTCCGGAAATGTTGCTTTCATAGTCAACTGTGGTGTAGAAAACATTACAATTTCACTCAATTATGAAAGAATTGATCAAAGGTTGATTCATTAATAATACGCTGCTCAAAACAGAGGTTAATGAGTAATGAGCTATGAATCTCCATGATGAGCTAGTAGACAAAGCTTGTTTGGCTCAGTCTCAGACCAGACTCCTGAAACACCTGGCATGTTGCAGACAATTGTAGTGCAGGCAGGGATCTTGTAATGAGGGCAAACTCCCAATGCAAACATGCATTTGTATTCCCTACGAAATATAGTGTGGGCAGAGTGGCCAGACAGTTTTGGTCAGACAATTTTTCAGCCCTCTGTCCTTTGTCCAGCCCAAGACCTATTTGGCATTTTTTTATATGCTCTATTTGTGTAACTTGTGTGTACATCTCTTAATCAATTTAAATCAGTGGGACACTGACTATCGAGTCAGCTGGTTATTGTTGGCATACGGCTTTCTTCTTCAGGGCAAATATCTCTCCTTATTTAAAGTAATGTAGGCAAAGAGCACCATATAGCGTGACATGTTTTTGTAACCTTTTAACGTGTGTTAATCTTGAGCTTGTCTGCCCCCATGTCATGGGTCATGGTGGTGGCTACCATAGCTATGGGCGGAGGAAGGATAAGTGTGTACGTCAAATGCAGTGGCAACATAGCAAAGTACTTTTATTGAGAAAACCATTGAAGTACATGTATCTGGTCTCATCACAGACCCACGAGGCACAGTGGCCTACAGTAGGGATGTTCCAGAATACAAATACAGAAGTAGGCGAGGGTTGATGATTTACTATAGCAGGAAATGCCAGCCTTgcaggagagacaggggagtTTACGCTGTGTTTACTGGAGATGAGAACCAGATTGATAATTGATGGAGAGGAGCTGAACTACTCCTGTGCTCTGCCACAACAGCTGAAGCAGCGAATCCAAAACCGCTGTAACCAAACAAAAATCACATCATGAAGTCACACTCAAACCTAAAAAGAccagagacaaaaaaagcaaTGGAAAAGCACAATCACTCAATGCTTTGGTCATGTTTGGTCACTTATACAAACCTTCATGGcagatttctttttctttggttTTACTTTCAGCAACGTTGGGTTGCTCAAGCAGGcgggaggctgaggctgaggctgaggctcaTTGAGGTCCTCATGGGCCGGGTGTTTACCAGACCTCTTGAGGTCTTTCATCCAGGGAGGCTCAACCCAGTAGGCTAGCTTCTGAGGCAGTGCATCACAcagctacaaaaaaaaatcacgcaGCAACCAATTTGACTAACAGTGAAAACTCCAAAGTATTTGGCTCTACTGAAGTAAACTAAACCTTAAGAGTTTCTCAGTATGATTGAGTCTATGGAATGACTGAAATGCTTACCTCCAGGAGACTGGTCATAGCCGTGCAAGGTGTAGCTGACGTGGCTAACAGCACCGTTGCAATGGCCTCCGCGTACCTCAAGGCCTCAGTAAAGCGCCCGGCCCTGAAGAGTCTCCAGGCATACAAGATCTTGAAGGTCTAAAGAACAAGACCCAGAAATTAAGCTGATCTATTATCTGAGAATatgttatttaaaaagaaagcaaaaaataAGGGCCATACAATAGTACTTTTTGACACATTAACTTTGATAGAAGAAACTTTGAGTCAAAAAAATATACCTGGAAACTTGGACATGGATTGCCTCCAGTGAGAGACAATAGGTATTCATATACCTCAGTTCTCTGTATGGCAGCATCACATGCATACATCTTAAATGGCGTGCTATGGTAAAAGAGGGGGCAGCTCTTGTATTACTGGTTAAGTACTTTTTTGGTTACGGTGGCATGCATTTATGTCTGGTTATGTTTTGCATGAATTTGATCCGTGACTAACCTGAAATTCTGTCCAATGAGTATCAGCTTAGATTTTGGATTGTAATAAGTAGACTGTTTTTGTACGGCCATAGAGCAGAAATGGGCAGACCAGAGGTGCCCTTCCACTTCTGGAAGACATCAAGGACATgacaaaaagaaaattaaatgattaTGGACCACTATGTGGTATACCAGATTACAGTTGTCTACCAAAGCTTAGTTAGTCATCTCTTACCAAGGGCGCTTGCCAACATTTGGACAGCGACGTTTTGTAATTGAGGACAGATGCCGTTAGCCAAGATTATGGCCAGATGGGTGTGCCAATCTCTCCAGCTATTAACCCCCCAATTCTGGAAGGATACCCCAGTGCAGAAAGTTAGATAATATTCATATTTGCTCATGCTGCACAGAGAGatatgacacacaaacacacacacacacacacacacacacacacacacacacacacaccctctttcatacagatcacacaaacacactcattcatacacatcacacaaacacacccacacatcatgcaaacacacacacactcattcatacgtgttatacaaatacacacacacacacacacagcctcatttatacacatcacacaaacacacacaaagagcttaAATAGTAAATACTCACAGAAGCAGCCCCTGGAATTTCCCCCAGTTGGACCTGATAAAATGTTTTAATCGGGTCATTGTCATCAAGACTGCTGATGAACCTAAAAAGACAAAAGCACTCATCACTCTATCTAGCCCTACCGAGTCCAATGTGAATAGATGTCACAGCCTTGACTTCTGATTCATGGAAGCATCCTTACCTTCTGATGGCTGGGCCACATGACGCTTTTCTAAAAAAGCTGTCCAAGACCAATGCGTGCTCCCAGTATTCATGACTGATGGCCAAGTTTAGAGCCTCCTACAGCATCACATGCATCACAttagtcatatatatatatacagtatatatatatatatatatattaaatgttaCGTCAGACTCCATATCTCCATATCTAATATATGACCAGTGTGTTCATATTATGCAGAACAGCACATCTGGATTAGTACAAGAGGATCTTGCCTTTTTCTTGCCCAAAATGAGCAGTTCCACAAGTTCTGCGTCACAGCTATCTGGAGCTTCAGTGTCATGCAGAGTTTCCTGCACCAACAATATGGCCAGGTCCTTACCAGACACCATCTGGAAAAGAGAAtgttcatttgtcatttgagatctctcacaaacacacttcattcACAGAAGTATAAAGGGAAAGAAATGATTTCATcctctatgtatctctctcacacatacagtacatacataatAACATGCATGCTCAACCAAACCCTGTTACACTGGCATAGTCACACTTACGCCATTCTTCCTCCACAGAAGAGCCAGCATACGCCAGACCATCTCAGCTCCTACTTTATCGTGAATGGCGTCATCTTTGATGCACCGCTGCCACTCAGTCAAAATGTACCAGTACACCTGCCTATGGTCAGTCTCACCTCTACATTGAAGAAATTATTATGAAGTATATTAAAGTAGTTTAGAAACTTTACAATCAGGCTAAAGTTAGAATGCACTGATTGTATGTTAACTATTCCTGATTCTCAAAAACTCACCTCACAAGTGGTCCTGGAAATGCCACATTTCCACTCATGGCATTGTTCACCAAAGCCTGCCAAAATATTACAGAATCATGATTATTTAATGGGAATGTTTTCTAGGTACCATACTATGTATATACTTGTGCCTGGATACATGTTTTGAAGAGTGTGGTCCTTTCAGTATTGATTATGTGATCTGAGCAGCTCAGCACTAACTGCTGTCAGCACTTACCAGGTTTCCGTGCATCTCATCTTGTTCTTCATCAGACACATTGTTAAAGTCAAGGTAATAATGCTAAAGGATCATAAAACAAATTCAAAATCACTGATACCACATTCACAATTCCACAAAAGCACAACCACATGGAATAACCTGtccaaaaaaaagaagttcTTTGACAAAACTGTTGGACAATGCATTGGACCATATGCTTGTAACATAGTGGTCTGTCAGTAAAGGAAAGGTTTATAGTTACTCTGTTTTCTTACTATCACAGTGGTGAAatatgttctgttctttttctttctctcctaatctagaccatcttcgctatgggacgctgctgtagtctctccacccggtctacctgcagaaaccctcggcccattgcacccaccgccaccgcactgccgtacacttactctacctcataccctatgctagcatttgtatacaatatatattattgccaccatcgacatgttattctgttcctactccccttacccctgtaaaagtaaccctatgagcacagtgtatacccactaaactggtcttgtctgtattatgtatttaccaccggatgtctgtatatatattatgtacatctaccaaatgcaggctatgtgcaacacctgttgtttcccttccccttctgccacacaacctccccccatccccccttcctatctccaccaggccgacctcaagcagatgggttcccccttatgtgccgtggttctgcttaaggttccttcctgactaacagggagttttttcttgcctgtgttgccattgtgcttgcactaagggggtttcaggctctgagctctgtaaacagtgttatggcgctatataaataaaattgaattgaatggaattgaaaTGGTGTATCAATGTGATAGTGTTTTCAGTGTCTGTATGGTCAGGTCAGGTACAGATTTTACTGTGACAAGATCTGGTCCAATAGCCACTGCATATGAAATATGTACATGTGCTGCAGATGTAAATTACCTCATGTGATACTTTGCTAATCTGCTTGAAGAAAGCTTCATACCTCTCATCGTACCAAGCCCACCAGGTGCAATGGGACCTGTTAATCATAAAGTACAGGACTTTTGAATGTATTGTACTTAAAAGGTAAAACAGGTTTTAATATTTCTAAATAGTCTGTGAATCTGCATACCCTGTGGAGACTTCCTCAAGCCCTTGTTGACAGATGGGCTTCTTTGTCTCAGACAGAGGACTTTCATCCACTTGATGCTGTTAAGGGGACAAAAAAAGCTCAGCAAACAGAATTTGAAACTGGTCCTACTGAAACTGAAATGTTGAATGaacttcatacacagtcacaatTAACATACAAAAGCTTTTAGCAAATCATACAATACTGACGGTGCTACCTGGTAATTTCCCTCATCGGAGGCCATTTTCATGGACATCTCGGAAGCTATACTCCCAGTCTCAGAGGTCATGGTGAGGACACTTTGAGTAGACCACAAAAACGAGTTCGCTTATTGTCTGACGAGCTGGCAATTATATTTGAATGTAGACCGCAGAAAAACGTGGCTCTATGTTTAATCTGAAGATCACTTTTGAGCATATTTGTGTGTCCACCTACTTATAGAATTTTAACGTCATAATAGAGCGATGTCATGAAAGTATGAGAGCGGTCACAATGTACATAACAGAGCCTCGCTTTCAAAATTACCCTCTTTGTTGGCTCATTTCCACTGTAGGGTAAACCTCCGACGTCTGGGGGAAAGCGTCGGACTTCTTTTGTGTACATTTCCGAGACTGGAACCTGGCCATGGCCCAAACGGCCTCCGTTCGGTCCTGGAGTGGGGTAGGGTTGAATCAGGGCTGAACTAGGGACTTCTGGAATGTAAAAGAACGCAACAATAAAACCCGAGACTTTTAAAAAGCGGTAGCAATAGTTAAGGTGTCTTAGCAACGGGAATGACCCAGCTTATTTTGTAAAGGAAAATTACGGATATAACCTCACAAAAGAATCAAGGACGTTGTTTCTAAAAAATCATGACATTTCATGACattaattatattttaaatgatttcacTTGTACTCACACGACCACTGGACTGTTTATAGGTTTGTAGCATTGATGTTCTCTGTAAAAGACATACAAACCGACAACATACGCATTGAAGAGATACCATTCATGAGTATCTTTTCACTACTCATGGCCATGTCTTCACCTGCAGTTTCCCACAACAGCCATCAGGACTCGTCAACACAACATCAGCTTTCAGCACACGTTTTATCCGTAGAATTAAAGTAActttatgcaacaattttacctgAAAatagcttcaaaatcattttagtGGTACAATGGCTTGTAAGACTGAGAATTCTATGCCACAGCACACCTTGtgcgcctggtattgcactatataactttggggtacagggtgCAAGACCAGGCGCAAAAACCACATAATGCtttatgcaaaaaaaatgtTAGTTTGAATTAAATGCTAAGTCAGCAGTAAAcgaatgtcatccatgatgtaaatacacatTAAGACAATGTCTTGTTTCTATTCACATATTGTAGACTTGGTGCTTGGGTTCTGGATGAATCGACGGCACCAAATACCCTACAGTTTGTTCCAAGAATAATTATTGTTAAAGTTAAGTAGTAAAAGAATAATTTAATAATCTAAGTAAAAACCCTAGAGAAAGGATacagtttttatttaattaatgttGAATATCATAGTTATGTGAGACACACCTAATATGTTGTTGCAGTAATAGCTTAAGATCATTAtttcacatcaccacacagtaCGTAGGTTATGCTATTGGGAAAGGAGTGGCAGTAAGCTAAAATCCAGGTTTCCATCCGAAAACTTTCATTTCCATAGAAAATAGAGCTGGCCTCTTTTGCTTCCACAGGTCACATTTCAGCAAAGATGTAATGCCTTTCATCATACACCTTAACCGCTTGTTCTGCAGCATTGACATGTTAGTGCAACAGTGTGCATGCCCTGTCAAACTAGGGCCCTGTATTTCTCCTGTacttcacattttttttaaagtgagttTGTGAAGTAATTGTCTTTTCCCCACACATTCGGCAAAGTATTTGGCATATATATTTAACTTAATATTGGTTAATAAAAAAATTTGCTAAGTATACtgacaacattttaaaaagtaataAACTAAACATTTTCTTATTATCTACGTCTTCCACTCAATTGTACTCTATTCCATCTGTACTCCATGTGACCCACTGTGCCATGCTCATTTCTGGTGTAGACTACATCCACTTCCAAATTCTAAATAAATacaagaacattttttttttgtatagcacaaatacaaaaagtagTGTCTCCAATTATCCCTACACTACAGTAGTGACAGGGTTACACTGGTCCACTTCTTTTTTTAAGGATCTGAAAGTTACCTATTTGTTCTTCATTAGTTCTTTCATCATGGCTATGACCATCCCTTACACTGGGGGGATTTGTACAAATGCAtctttaagtttgtgtgtgtgcatgtttgttgtgtgtgtgagcagttgtCTGCAATATGACCTTTATCTCCAAATGCACTATTTTAAGACAGAACAGGAACAGCTCTCTGCGGATCTCTTGCCGAGGAGAATCATGACATGCCAACTCAGGGAAGTGCTGCAGAATAtctttattctctttttttttttcttttacatagAAGCAAGCTTTGGAGGCTTCATGATCA harbors:
- the LOC116223246 gene encoding protein transport protein Sec16B-like — encoded protein: MAVQKQSTYYNPKSKLILIGQNFSTPFKMYACDAAIQRTEVYEYLLSLTGGNPCPSFQTFKILYAWRLFRAGRFTEALRYAEAIATVLLATSATPCTAMTSLLELCDALPQKLAYWVEPPWMKDLKRSGKHPAHEDLNEPQPQPQPPACLSNPTLLKVKPKKKKSAMKRFWIRCFSCCGRAQE
- the LOC116223251 gene encoding uncharacterized protein LOC116223251 — its product is MTSETGSIASEMSMKMASDEGNYQHQVDESPLSETKKPICQQGLEEVSTGSHCTWWAWYDERYEAFFKQISKVSHEHYYLDFNNVSDEEQDEMHGNLALVNNAMSGNVAFPGPLVRGETDHRQVYWYILTEWQRCIKDDAIHDKVGAEMVWRMLALLWRKNGMVSGKDLAILLVQETLHDTEAPDSCDAELVELLILGKKKARSSCTNPDVLFCII